The uncultured Flavobacterium sp. genome contains a region encoding:
- a CDS encoding TolC family protein: protein MNTKVLFNTLILFLFCTIKINAQEVLTIEDAMKIALENNFEIKIAKNNSKISETNVTVGNAGMLPKATASITDNNSVTNSSQTRQDGTSTSLNNAKNNNLNYGVSLGWTVFDGMKMFAKLDQLKELQKLGDSELKSTILVKIGQVNSAYYDLVQQQHQLSALDTTIVISKQRLTLAQNRFTIGKASKLEVLNAQVDLNSDQVAFLRQKESYKNAKILLNQYLARDPKIDFTVTDLVTVDNKLVLADLMELAQKQNPGLESQIISKRIAELQLKQVKANRYPVVNLTSGYNFAESQSSLGFTSSSSSKGFSYGFNATLNIFDGLNQHRNEKVAKLQIENSQIAIEQQNMVLNTQLSTAFQTYLTNLELIDLEEDNEAIAKQNLDITLDKFRIGTITTLDFRTAQLNYVNAKVRYSNAQYEAKLSEIALKELAGNINF, encoded by the coding sequence ATGAATACTAAAGTTTTATTCAATACTTTAATACTGTTCTTGTTTTGCACTATAAAAATAAATGCGCAAGAAGTCTTGACTATTGAAGATGCTATGAAAATAGCGTTGGAGAATAATTTTGAAATTAAAATTGCCAAGAACAATTCGAAAATAAGTGAGACAAATGTAACGGTAGGAAACGCCGGAATGCTGCCTAAAGCTACTGCTTCAATCACAGACAACAACAGCGTTACAAATTCGTCTCAAACACGTCAGGACGGAACTTCGACATCTTTAAATAATGCCAAAAACAACAACTTAAACTATGGTGTAAGTTTAGGCTGGACCGTTTTTGACGGTATGAAAATGTTTGCCAAATTAGACCAATTAAAAGAGCTTCAAAAATTAGGTGATTCTGAATTAAAAAGCACTATTCTTGTAAAAATTGGTCAGGTAAATTCGGCATATTACGACTTAGTTCAGCAACAACATCAATTATCAGCTTTAGACACTACAATTGTAATTTCTAAACAAAGGTTAACGTTGGCGCAAAATCGTTTCACTATCGGGAAAGCTTCAAAATTAGAGGTTTTAAATGCTCAGGTTGATTTAAACTCTGATCAGGTTGCTTTTTTAAGACAAAAAGAATCCTATAAAAATGCTAAAATTTTATTGAATCAATATTTAGCCCGTGATCCTAAAATAGACTTTACGGTAACTGATTTGGTTACGGTCGATAATAAATTAGTTTTGGCTGATTTAATGGAATTAGCACAGAAACAAAACCCTGGTTTAGAATCTCAAATCATTAGTAAACGAATTGCCGAATTACAGCTTAAACAAGTAAAAGCGAATCGTTATCCTGTTGTAAACCTGACTTCGGGATACAATTTTGCAGAAAGCCAGTCTAGTTTAGGTTTTACAAGTTCATCGTCTTCAAAAGGTTTTAGCTATGGTTTTAATGCAACTCTAAACATTTTTGATGGTTTAAACCAACATCGAAATGAAAAGGTAGCTAAACTGCAAATCGAGAATTCTCAAATTGCAATCGAACAGCAAAACATGGTTCTAAATACACAATTGAGCACCGCTTTTCAAACTTATTTAACCAATCTTGAATTGATCGATTTAGAAGAAGATAACGAAGCAATCGCAAAACAAAATCTAGACATTACATTAGATAAATTCAGAATTGGAACCATTACAACTCTTGATTTTAGAACGGCTCAGTTAAATTATGTAAACGCAAAAGTACGTTACAGCAATGCCCAATATGAAGCAAAATTATCTGAAATTGCGTTGAAAGAATTAGCCGGAAATATTAATTTTTAA